Below is a window of Flavobacterium sp. CFS9 DNA.
ACTACTCCCTTTTAAAAAATTCATTCAGAAACACGCTTTCAAAAAAGCAGATTTAATACATGCCTGGGGGCCTGTTATGACCATTTCGATGAAAGCCATTGGTGTGGACATGAGCAAAGTTTTAGTACTCCCGAAAGGAATTGATTTATCGATTTTCTCTCCTTTAATAAACAACTCAACTAAAATCGAAGCGATTGTCACGCGTTCGTTACAGCCAGAATACCGTCATGATTCCATCTTAAAAGCCTTCGGTATTTTACACCAAAAAGGAATTGACTTCTCCTTAACCATCGTGGGCGACGGAACCCGACTGCAATCTTTGAAAGATCTGGCCACAGCACTGCAAATTGAAAACAAAGTAATTTTCACCGGACGTATTCCAAATACGGAACTCCCTAAATTATTACAGCAATCCAACATTTATATCAGCATGCCTGTTACCGAAGGGGTATCCGCATCCTTATTTGAAGCCATGGCCTGCAATTGTTATCCCGTAGTTTCCGACATTCCCGGAAACCAAAGCTGGATCAGACATCGCGAAAACGGGCAGTTAATTACAATTGACCATATCGAAATGTTAGCTGAAGAACTCATTTGGTCTTTTGAAAATCCTGAATTACGAAATCAGGCTGTCATTCGAAATAGAAAATTTGTGGAAGAGAATGCAAATTACAATCTGAACATGAAGGTTATTTCTAACAAATATCATGAGCTATTGGATTTAAAAAGAAATTAAGCTTTCTCAGAAAAACTGTAAATCCCTCAACAAAAAAACGTAACTTTTCTTCCGTCGCAACGACCTACTTATTTCATTGAATTGTTTAATTTAATCTGATAAAAAGATGAGCAACAGAAGAATTTGGTTAAAACAAATTGGTCTAGGAACTATTGGACTTGGACTTTATCCTTTTGAAACATTTGCCAACGGCAGTGCCGAACCTATAATACCCGCTACAGATCATTCACCTATATTACTGCGCTCTAACGAGAACCCTTATGGTCCATCGCCAAAAGCCCGGGAAGCAATGGCCAAAAGCATCAGTATCAGTAATCGATACGGCTGGAATCTTTCACCGGAATTAATTTCACTTCTTGCGAAAAAGAATACTGTTTCAGAAACCAACATTCTTCTTGGTGCCGGTTCAACCGAAATTTTAGATTTAATACTTCAATATACCGCATTGCAAAAAGGCAATTTCGTAATCGCCGAAACTACCTTTGATTATTGGACAGCCCCTGCTGAAAAACTAGGCATAAAAAAAATCACAGTTCCTTTAACCAAAGACAAAAAACACGATTTATCTGCGATGCTAAAAGCCATTGATTCCGACACCAAAATGGTTTACATCTGCAATCCGAACAACCCCACTGGAACGTTATGCCAAAGAGAAGAGCTAGTCTCTTTCATCAAAGAAGCAACTCAAAAAACAATCGTTTTTGTAGATGAAGCGTACATCGATTTTACAAACGAGCAATCGTTAAGCGATCTAGTGATCACCAATAAAAACCTGATTATTACCAAAACTTTCTCCAAAATGTATGGTCTGGCGGGTGCCCGAATTGGTTATGCTCTCGCACATACTGCAATGATTGAGGAATTAAGCATTTTGAAATCGTCTCCAAACTTATCGCTCAGCGTTGTCTCTATTGCCGCAGCGATTGCTTCCCTAAACGATGAAAGTTTCATTCGCCAGGTACGCGCCTCCAACGAAGAGGTTAAAAAATATACCATAACACAACTGAATCTACTAAATTTAACCTGCATCCCTTCACATTCTAATTTTATTTACTTCTCTTTAGAAAATTACAAAAAGGACTTTTTCCAACAATTGAAAGACCACAACATATCAGGAACAAGAATTTACGAAGAAAACGGCAAATGGACCCGAATTACCATAGGCACCATGAAAGAAATGCAGCGATTTATTCAAGCCCTAAAATAAGATGCGGAGAAAAACATGAAATCCTGCCCTTGTCCCTAATTAATAATGGTTATTTTTTAGAAATCCAATGCAACTAAATTATAATCCTTACTTTTGGAGTCAGAATTAATACTTCAAAAAAGCCTTTTATTTATGGAAATTCAATCTAATTTTTCTCTAAAAAACTACAATACTTTTGGCATCGAAGCCAAAGCCAGACAATTTGTTGCCGTACATACGGTTGCTGAACTGAAAACCATTTTAGAAGAAAACAAAGACGAACAAAAATTTATTTTAGGCGGAGGAAGCAACATGCTTTTAACGAAAGACATCGATGCTCTGGTCATTCATATTGATTTAAAAGGAAAAAAAATCATTAAGGAAGACGATGATTTTGTCTGGGTTGAAAGTCAGGCTGGCGAAACCTGGCACGACTTTGTTCTTTGGACGATCGACAATAATTTTGGAGGTTTAGAAAACATGTCC
It encodes the following:
- a CDS encoding glycosyltransferase → MKRKILFLGESYRADAITWMKGLKEFGDFEICTWELQTPNHSKLSRFKRILEYLFSPFSIRKRIRQEKPDMIIAERTTSYGFLAAISGMHPIAIAQQGRTDLWPEGSILLPFKKFIQKHAFKKADLIHAWGPVMTISMKAIGVDMSKVLVLPKGIDLSIFSPLINNSTKIEAIVTRSLQPEYRHDSILKAFGILHQKGIDFSLTIVGDGTRLQSLKDLATALQIENKVIFTGRIPNTELPKLLQQSNIYISMPVTEGVSASLFEAMACNCYPVVSDIPGNQSWIRHRENGQLITIDHIEMLAEELIWSFENPELRNQAVIRNRKFVEENANYNLNMKVISNKYHELLDLKRN
- the hisC gene encoding histidinol-phosphate transaminase, which translates into the protein MSNRRIWLKQIGLGTIGLGLYPFETFANGSAEPIIPATDHSPILLRSNENPYGPSPKAREAMAKSISISNRYGWNLSPELISLLAKKNTVSETNILLGAGSTEILDLILQYTALQKGNFVIAETTFDYWTAPAEKLGIKKITVPLTKDKKHDLSAMLKAIDSDTKMVYICNPNNPTGTLCQREELVSFIKEATQKTIVFVDEAYIDFTNEQSLSDLVITNKNLIITKTFSKMYGLAGARIGYALAHTAMIEELSILKSSPNLSLSVVSIAAAIASLNDESFIRQVRASNEEVKKYTITQLNLLNLTCIPSHSNFIYFSLENYKKDFFQQLKDHNISGTRIYEENGKWTRITIGTMKEMQRFIQALK